Proteins encoded within one genomic window of Panicum virgatum strain AP13 chromosome 1N, P.virgatum_v5, whole genome shotgun sequence:
- the LOC120654343 gene encoding kinesin-like protein KIN-6 isoform X6, protein MEPAAAPPEPASPPPPTTVRRNPPRRARPPPTPLASAKPKPKPSSLSRFLQYEAAASIPTPPPSSSSPQEERLKVFLRIRPLPVRDHCKAVPRPMPAKDPRRKPKQAGGADLCLVPTGPNSVALTVPQSKLVDPKRGRTEVFDGFSAVFPPDSTQLDIFVQVMNPLVDDFLGGKSGLLVAMGPTGSGKTHTIFGSPRNPGILPLTLQQIFKAQDENKVASQPATTRSFSLSMFEILSEGKGERILDLLSDAAECVLQQSSIKGLQEVPLSNLADAESLVSRGMLKRSTAATNANSNSSRSQCIITIHGIHKSSDADSEHLLSNAVLTIADLAGAERERKTGNQGSRLLESNFINNTSMVFGLCLRSLLEYQKNQKKPLEKHFKNSMLTRYLRDYLEGRKKMTLVLNVKPANDDYLDTSFLLRQASPYMKIKYTSLEDSSDLVTQKRSNASLICQENKKKRKVQKPEVLGVERKENVETDNIAKVSEEDDKQHKFLNSELRRVSRSEAIMTNFARALWTVLKQYKHKLLESENAAESMTQLIRDQDIQIVELKKELEVLNSCCSSKNIPVTEDTSIDQDDSVSSGQAGRSLVSLSNKPNLGSYDASVDNFHLVAEDVSKELKSHGPENSSAPCSMNGESISCDTSSISLIDEQELSSRGLKSHTEEGNTKVEVQAIHKKLDASECFTEQTSAHTGGVTLSSSHSDNQSDQSLTEHHMLPCLKTERVNLFPQFTSCSKKATIEQSEDEIEELSKITVEDIRHDVSIREVKHPDYLSSCQRVSSDTEDVSSSQSSLELLGMVAPQKKLAELDLEPERCEPGVVNATVECAGHSQAPEQMSDCGGRVPCLLKEITCPVKASKAPSKVSEADEAADKKKEGFACRPQDTKKTRRKLQPATAMMLKEFTSADLDVDTKREERGKSSSGVASGRSDALIRLLKARPVRRV, encoded by the exons ATGGagccagccgccgcgccgccggagccggcctctccgcctcctccgaccACCGTCCGCCGGAACCCACCACGCCGCGCGAGGCCTCCCCCCACCCCGCTCGCCTCcgccaaacccaaacccaagccctcctccctctcccgttTTCTCCAATACGAAGCCGCAGCCTCCATCCCCACTCCGCCTCCTTCCTCGTCCTCCCCGCAAGAGGAGCGCCTCAAGGTGTTCCTCCGCATCCGCCCCCTCCCGGTCCGGGACCACTGCAAGGCCGTCCCCCGCCCGATGCCCGCCAAGGACCCGCGCCGGAAGCCCAAGCAGGCCGGGGGCGCGGACCTTTGCCTCGTGCCCACCGGACCCAACTCCGTTGCGCTCACCGTCCCGCAGTCCAAGCTAGTCGACCCCAAGCGAGGCCGCACCGAGGTCTTCGACGGCTTCTCCGCCGTTTTCCCGCCCGACTCCACCCAG CTTGATATCTTCGTGCAAGTGATGAACCCACTGGTCGATGACTTTTTGGGAGGAAAGAGCGGCCTTCTGGTTGCTATGGGTCCGACAGGGTCTGGAAAGACGCATACCATCTTCGGTTCTCCGAGGAATCCTGGTATACTACCGCTTACGCTTCAGCAGATCTTCAAAGCACAGGATGAAAACAAGGTCGCCAGCCAACCGGCAACGACAAG ATCATTTTCCTTGTCAATGTTTGAGATACTTTCTGAGGGAAAAGGAGAACGCATTCTTGACCTACTGTCTGATGCTGCAGAGTGTGTTCTTCAGCAGTCATCAATCAAAGGTCTTCAAGAG GTGCCACTTTCAAATCTCGCAGATGCTGAGAGCTTAGTTTCACGTGGTATGCTGAAACGCAGCACTGCTGCAACAAATGCTAACAGCAACTCAAG CCGATCACAGTGCATCATCACTATACATGGCATTCATAAAAGCAGTGATGCGGACAGTGAACATTTACTTAGCAATGCTGTTCTGACCATAGCCGACCTTGCTGGGGCAGAGCGGGAAAGGAAAACTGGAAATCAA GGTTCAAGGCTGTTAGAAAGTAACTTCATCAACAATACATCTATGGTTTTTGGTCTCTGTTTGAGG TCTTTGCTAGAATATCAGAAGAATCAGAAGAAACCATTAGAAAAGCATTTCAAGAACTCAATG TTGACAAGGTATTTAAGGGATTACCTAGAAGGAAGGAAGAAAATGACTCTG GTTCTGAATGTGAAGCCAGCGAATGATGATTACCTGGATACATCATTTCTTCTCAGACAAGCTTCTCCGTACATGAAAATAAA GTACACCAGCCTTGAGGATTCTTCTGACTTGGTTACACAAAAGAGAAGCAATGCCTCCTTGATTTGCCAAGAGaacaagaaaaagaggaaggttcaGAAGCCCGAAGTCCTTGGG GTTGAACGGAAGGAAAACGTTGAGACAGATAATATTGCTAAAGTTTCTGAAGAAG ATGACAAGCAGCACAAGTTTCTCAACTCAGAGTTGCGAAGGGTATCCAGAAGCGAAGCAATAATGACGAACTTTGCCAGGGCTTTATGGACTGTACTAAAGCAGTATAAACACAAACTTCTG GAGTCTGAGAATGCTGCTGAGAGCATGACACAATTGATTAGAGATCAAGATATCCAAATTGTGGAGTTGAAAAAGGAGCTGGAGGTTCTAAACTCTTGCTGTTCATCCAAGAACATTCCAGTGACCGAAGACACCTCTATCGACCAAGATGATTCTGTATCATCTGGTCAAGCTGGCCGAAGTTTGGTTTCTCTATCAAATAAACCCAACCTTGGATCTTATGATGCTTCAGTAGATAATTTCCAT TTAGTAGCAGAAGATGTCTCAAAAGAACTCAAAAGCCATGGTCCTGAAAATTCTTCAGCTCCTTGTAGCATGAATG GGGAATCCATCAGTTGTGATACGTCGTCGATTTCTTTGATAGATGAACAAGAACTGAGCTCCAGAGGTCTTAAG TCTCACACAGAAGAAGGAAATACCAAG GTAGAGGTACAAGCGATTCATAAGAAATTGGATGCATCTGAATGTTTTACTGAGCAAACATCTGCACACACTGGTGGTGTAACGCTTTCATCCAGCCATTCAGATAATCAATCAGATCAAAGCTTGACAG AACATCATATGCTTCCATGTCTCAAGACTGAAAGGGTCAACCTGTTTCCACAGTTCACTAGTTGCAGCAAGAAAGCTACCATAGAACAAAGTGAAGATGAAATAGAAGAGTTAAGCAAGATAACAGTAGAAGATATTCGTCATGATGTCAGTATAAGAG AAGTGAAGCATCCTGATTATCTGAGCTCTTGTCAGCGAGTGAGCTCTGACACAGAAGATGTCAGCTCCAGCCAATCTTCCTTGGAGTTGCTCGGAATG GTTGCTCCTCAAAAGAAACTTGCGGAACTGGACCTGGAACCTGAAAGATGTGAACCAGGAGTGGTAAATGCAACTGTGGAATGTGCAG GCCACAGTCAAGCTCCAGAGCAAATGAGTGATTGCGGAGGCAGGGTTCCATGTTTGCTGAAGGAAATAACTTGTCCAGTGAAGGCTTCAAAG GCCCCAAGTAAGGTCAGTGAGGCAGACGAAGCTGCAGATAAAAAGAAAGAAGGTTTTGCGTGTAGACCTCAAGATACAAAGAAAACTAGGAG GAAGCTGCAGCCAGCCACTGCTATGATGCTCAAGGAATTCACTAGTGCTGACCTTGATGTGGATACGAAAAGG GAAGAAAGAGGCAAATCATCATCCGGCGTGGCATCCGGGAGATCAGATGCGTTGATTCGACTTCTGAAGGCCCGTCCAGTCCGTAGAGTATAG
- the LOC120654343 gene encoding kinesin-like protein KIN-6 isoform X2 has protein sequence MEPAAAPPEPASPPPPTTVRRNPPRRARPPPTPLASAKPKPKPSSLSRFLQYEAAASIPTPPPSSSSPQEERLKVFLRIRPLPVRDHCKAVPRPMPAKDPRRKPKQAGGADLCLVPTGPNSVALTVPQSKLVDPKRGRTEVFDGFSAVFPPDSTQLDIFVQVMNPLVDDFLGGKSGLLVAMGPTGSGKTHTIFGSPRNPGILPLTLQQIFKAQDENKVASQPATTRSFSLSMFEILSEGKGERILDLLSDAAECVLQQSSIKGLQEVPLSNLADAESLVSRGMLKRSTAATNANSNSSRSQCIITIHGIHKSSDADSEHLLSNAVLTIADLAGAERERKTGNQGSRLLESNFINNTSMVFGLCLRSLLEYQKNQKKPLEKHFKNSMLTRYLRDYLEGRKKMTLVLNVKPANDDYLDTSFLLRQASPYMKIKYTSLEDSSDLVTQKRSNASLICQENKKKRKVQKPEVLGVERKENVETDNIAKVSEEDDKQHKFLNSELRRVSRSEAIMTNFARALWTVLKQYKHKLLESENAAESMTQLIRDQDIQIVELKKELEVLNSCCSSKNIPVTEDTSIDQDDSVSSGQAGRSLVSLSNKPNLGSYDASVDNFHLVAEDVSKELKSHGPENSSAPCSMNGESISCDTSSISLIDEQELSSRGLKPEKTCFADAFGPKSHTEEGNTKVEVQAIHKKLDASECFTEQTSAHTGGVTLSSSHSDNQSDQSLTEHHMLPCLKTERVNLFPQFTSCSKKATIEQSEDEIEELSKITVEDIRHDVSIREVKHPDYLSSCQRVSSDTEDVSSSQSSLELLGMVAPQKKLAELDLEPERCEPGVVNATVECAGHSQAPEQMSDCGGRVPCLLKEITCPVKASKAPSKVSEADEAADKKKEGFACRPQDTKKTRRKLQPATAMMLKEFTSADLDVDTKREERGKSSSGVASGRSDALIRLLKARPVRRV, from the exons ATGGagccagccgccgcgccgccggagccggcctctccgcctcctccgaccACCGTCCGCCGGAACCCACCACGCCGCGCGAGGCCTCCCCCCACCCCGCTCGCCTCcgccaaacccaaacccaagccctcctccctctcccgttTTCTCCAATACGAAGCCGCAGCCTCCATCCCCACTCCGCCTCCTTCCTCGTCCTCCCCGCAAGAGGAGCGCCTCAAGGTGTTCCTCCGCATCCGCCCCCTCCCGGTCCGGGACCACTGCAAGGCCGTCCCCCGCCCGATGCCCGCCAAGGACCCGCGCCGGAAGCCCAAGCAGGCCGGGGGCGCGGACCTTTGCCTCGTGCCCACCGGACCCAACTCCGTTGCGCTCACCGTCCCGCAGTCCAAGCTAGTCGACCCCAAGCGAGGCCGCACCGAGGTCTTCGACGGCTTCTCCGCCGTTTTCCCGCCCGACTCCACCCAG CTTGATATCTTCGTGCAAGTGATGAACCCACTGGTCGATGACTTTTTGGGAGGAAAGAGCGGCCTTCTGGTTGCTATGGGTCCGACAGGGTCTGGAAAGACGCATACCATCTTCGGTTCTCCGAGGAATCCTGGTATACTACCGCTTACGCTTCAGCAGATCTTCAAAGCACAGGATGAAAACAAGGTCGCCAGCCAACCGGCAACGACAAG ATCATTTTCCTTGTCAATGTTTGAGATACTTTCTGAGGGAAAAGGAGAACGCATTCTTGACCTACTGTCTGATGCTGCAGAGTGTGTTCTTCAGCAGTCATCAATCAAAGGTCTTCAAGAG GTGCCACTTTCAAATCTCGCAGATGCTGAGAGCTTAGTTTCACGTGGTATGCTGAAACGCAGCACTGCTGCAACAAATGCTAACAGCAACTCAAG CCGATCACAGTGCATCATCACTATACATGGCATTCATAAAAGCAGTGATGCGGACAGTGAACATTTACTTAGCAATGCTGTTCTGACCATAGCCGACCTTGCTGGGGCAGAGCGGGAAAGGAAAACTGGAAATCAA GGTTCAAGGCTGTTAGAAAGTAACTTCATCAACAATACATCTATGGTTTTTGGTCTCTGTTTGAGG TCTTTGCTAGAATATCAGAAGAATCAGAAGAAACCATTAGAAAAGCATTTCAAGAACTCAATG TTGACAAGGTATTTAAGGGATTACCTAGAAGGAAGGAAGAAAATGACTCTG GTTCTGAATGTGAAGCCAGCGAATGATGATTACCTGGATACATCATTTCTTCTCAGACAAGCTTCTCCGTACATGAAAATAAA GTACACCAGCCTTGAGGATTCTTCTGACTTGGTTACACAAAAGAGAAGCAATGCCTCCTTGATTTGCCAAGAGaacaagaaaaagaggaaggttcaGAAGCCCGAAGTCCTTGGG GTTGAACGGAAGGAAAACGTTGAGACAGATAATATTGCTAAAGTTTCTGAAGAAG ATGACAAGCAGCACAAGTTTCTCAACTCAGAGTTGCGAAGGGTATCCAGAAGCGAAGCAATAATGACGAACTTTGCCAGGGCTTTATGGACTGTACTAAAGCAGTATAAACACAAACTTCTG GAGTCTGAGAATGCTGCTGAGAGCATGACACAATTGATTAGAGATCAAGATATCCAAATTGTGGAGTTGAAAAAGGAGCTGGAGGTTCTAAACTCTTGCTGTTCATCCAAGAACATTCCAGTGACCGAAGACACCTCTATCGACCAAGATGATTCTGTATCATCTGGTCAAGCTGGCCGAAGTTTGGTTTCTCTATCAAATAAACCCAACCTTGGATCTTATGATGCTTCAGTAGATAATTTCCAT TTAGTAGCAGAAGATGTCTCAAAAGAACTCAAAAGCCATGGTCCTGAAAATTCTTCAGCTCCTTGTAGCATGAATG GGGAATCCATCAGTTGTGATACGTCGTCGATTTCTTTGATAGATGAACAAGAACTGAGCTCCAGAGGTCTTAAG CCAGAAAAAACATGTTTTGCTGATGCTTTTGGTCCCAAGTCTCACACAGAAGAAGGAAATACCAAG GTAGAGGTACAAGCGATTCATAAGAAATTGGATGCATCTGAATGTTTTACTGAGCAAACATCTGCACACACTGGTGGTGTAACGCTTTCATCCAGCCATTCAGATAATCAATCAGATCAAAGCTTGACAG AACATCATATGCTTCCATGTCTCAAGACTGAAAGGGTCAACCTGTTTCCACAGTTCACTAGTTGCAGCAAGAAAGCTACCATAGAACAAAGTGAAGATGAAATAGAAGAGTTAAGCAAGATAACAGTAGAAGATATTCGTCATGATGTCAGTATAAGAG AAGTGAAGCATCCTGATTATCTGAGCTCTTGTCAGCGAGTGAGCTCTGACACAGAAGATGTCAGCTCCAGCCAATCTTCCTTGGAGTTGCTCGGAATG GTTGCTCCTCAAAAGAAACTTGCGGAACTGGACCTGGAACCTGAAAGATGTGAACCAGGAGTGGTAAATGCAACTGTGGAATGTGCAG GCCACAGTCAAGCTCCAGAGCAAATGAGTGATTGCGGAGGCAGGGTTCCATGTTTGCTGAAGGAAATAACTTGTCCAGTGAAGGCTTCAAAG GCCCCAAGTAAGGTCAGTGAGGCAGACGAAGCTGCAGATAAAAAGAAAGAAGGTTTTGCGTGTAGACCTCAAGATACAAAGAAAACTAGGAG GAAGCTGCAGCCAGCCACTGCTATGATGCTCAAGGAATTCACTAGTGCTGACCTTGATGTGGATACGAAAAGG GAAGAAAGAGGCAAATCATCATCCGGCGTGGCATCCGGGAGATCAGATGCGTTGATTCGACTTCTGAAGGCCCGTCCAGTCCGTAGAGTATAG
- the LOC120654343 gene encoding kinesin-like protein KIN-6 isoform X8: MEPAAAPPEPASPPPPTTVRRNPPRRARPPPTPLASAKPKPKPSSLSRFLQYEAAASIPTPPPSSSSPQEERLKVFLRIRPLPVRDHCKAVPRPMPAKDPRRKPKQAGGADLCLVPTGPNSVALTVPQSKLVDPKRGRTEVFDGFSAVFPPDSTQLDIFVQVMNPLVDDFLGGKSGLLVAMGPTGSGKTHTIFGSPRNPGILPLTLQQIFKAQDENKVASQPATTRSFSLSMFEILSEGKGERILDLLSDAAECVLQQSSIKGLQEVPLSNLADAESLVSRGMLKRSTAATNANSNSSRSQCIITIHGIHKSSDADSEHLLSNAVLTIADLAGAERERKTGNQGSRLLESNFINNTSMVFGLCLRSLLEYQKNQKKPLEKHFKNSMLTRYLRDYLEGRKKMTLVLNVKPANDDYLDTSFLLRQASPYMKIKYTSLEDSSDLVTQKRSNASLICQENKKKRKVQKPEVLGVERKENVETDNIAKVSEEDDKQHKFLNSELRRVSRSEAIMTNFARALWTVLKQYKHKLLESENAAESMTQLIRDQDIQIVELKKELEVLNSCCSSKNIPVTEDTSIDQDDSVSSGQAGRSLVSLSNKPNLGSYDASVDNFHLVAEDVSKELKSHGPENSSAPCSMNGESISCDTSSISLIDEQELSSRGLKVEVQAIHKKLDASECFTEQTSAHTGGVTLSSSHSDNQSDQSLTEHHMLPCLKTERVNLFPQFTSCSKKATIEQSEDEIEELSKITVEDIRHDVSIREVKHPDYLSSCQRVSSDTEDVSSSQSSLELLGMVAPQKKLAELDLEPERCEPGVVNATVECAGHSQAPEQMSDCGGRVPCLLKEITCPVKASKAPSKVSEADEAADKKKEGFACRPQDTKKTRRKLQPATAMMLKEFTSADLDVDTKREERGKSSSGVASGRSDALIRLLKARPVRRV; this comes from the exons ATGGagccagccgccgcgccgccggagccggcctctccgcctcctccgaccACCGTCCGCCGGAACCCACCACGCCGCGCGAGGCCTCCCCCCACCCCGCTCGCCTCcgccaaacccaaacccaagccctcctccctctcccgttTTCTCCAATACGAAGCCGCAGCCTCCATCCCCACTCCGCCTCCTTCCTCGTCCTCCCCGCAAGAGGAGCGCCTCAAGGTGTTCCTCCGCATCCGCCCCCTCCCGGTCCGGGACCACTGCAAGGCCGTCCCCCGCCCGATGCCCGCCAAGGACCCGCGCCGGAAGCCCAAGCAGGCCGGGGGCGCGGACCTTTGCCTCGTGCCCACCGGACCCAACTCCGTTGCGCTCACCGTCCCGCAGTCCAAGCTAGTCGACCCCAAGCGAGGCCGCACCGAGGTCTTCGACGGCTTCTCCGCCGTTTTCCCGCCCGACTCCACCCAG CTTGATATCTTCGTGCAAGTGATGAACCCACTGGTCGATGACTTTTTGGGAGGAAAGAGCGGCCTTCTGGTTGCTATGGGTCCGACAGGGTCTGGAAAGACGCATACCATCTTCGGTTCTCCGAGGAATCCTGGTATACTACCGCTTACGCTTCAGCAGATCTTCAAAGCACAGGATGAAAACAAGGTCGCCAGCCAACCGGCAACGACAAG ATCATTTTCCTTGTCAATGTTTGAGATACTTTCTGAGGGAAAAGGAGAACGCATTCTTGACCTACTGTCTGATGCTGCAGAGTGTGTTCTTCAGCAGTCATCAATCAAAGGTCTTCAAGAG GTGCCACTTTCAAATCTCGCAGATGCTGAGAGCTTAGTTTCACGTGGTATGCTGAAACGCAGCACTGCTGCAACAAATGCTAACAGCAACTCAAG CCGATCACAGTGCATCATCACTATACATGGCATTCATAAAAGCAGTGATGCGGACAGTGAACATTTACTTAGCAATGCTGTTCTGACCATAGCCGACCTTGCTGGGGCAGAGCGGGAAAGGAAAACTGGAAATCAA GGTTCAAGGCTGTTAGAAAGTAACTTCATCAACAATACATCTATGGTTTTTGGTCTCTGTTTGAGG TCTTTGCTAGAATATCAGAAGAATCAGAAGAAACCATTAGAAAAGCATTTCAAGAACTCAATG TTGACAAGGTATTTAAGGGATTACCTAGAAGGAAGGAAGAAAATGACTCTG GTTCTGAATGTGAAGCCAGCGAATGATGATTACCTGGATACATCATTTCTTCTCAGACAAGCTTCTCCGTACATGAAAATAAA GTACACCAGCCTTGAGGATTCTTCTGACTTGGTTACACAAAAGAGAAGCAATGCCTCCTTGATTTGCCAAGAGaacaagaaaaagaggaaggttcaGAAGCCCGAAGTCCTTGGG GTTGAACGGAAGGAAAACGTTGAGACAGATAATATTGCTAAAGTTTCTGAAGAAG ATGACAAGCAGCACAAGTTTCTCAACTCAGAGTTGCGAAGGGTATCCAGAAGCGAAGCAATAATGACGAACTTTGCCAGGGCTTTATGGACTGTACTAAAGCAGTATAAACACAAACTTCTG GAGTCTGAGAATGCTGCTGAGAGCATGACACAATTGATTAGAGATCAAGATATCCAAATTGTGGAGTTGAAAAAGGAGCTGGAGGTTCTAAACTCTTGCTGTTCATCCAAGAACATTCCAGTGACCGAAGACACCTCTATCGACCAAGATGATTCTGTATCATCTGGTCAAGCTGGCCGAAGTTTGGTTTCTCTATCAAATAAACCCAACCTTGGATCTTATGATGCTTCAGTAGATAATTTCCAT TTAGTAGCAGAAGATGTCTCAAAAGAACTCAAAAGCCATGGTCCTGAAAATTCTTCAGCTCCTTGTAGCATGAATG GGGAATCCATCAGTTGTGATACGTCGTCGATTTCTTTGATAGATGAACAAGAACTGAGCTCCAGAGGTCTTAAG GTAGAGGTACAAGCGATTCATAAGAAATTGGATGCATCTGAATGTTTTACTGAGCAAACATCTGCACACACTGGTGGTGTAACGCTTTCATCCAGCCATTCAGATAATCAATCAGATCAAAGCTTGACAG AACATCATATGCTTCCATGTCTCAAGACTGAAAGGGTCAACCTGTTTCCACAGTTCACTAGTTGCAGCAAGAAAGCTACCATAGAACAAAGTGAAGATGAAATAGAAGAGTTAAGCAAGATAACAGTAGAAGATATTCGTCATGATGTCAGTATAAGAG AAGTGAAGCATCCTGATTATCTGAGCTCTTGTCAGCGAGTGAGCTCTGACACAGAAGATGTCAGCTCCAGCCAATCTTCCTTGGAGTTGCTCGGAATG GTTGCTCCTCAAAAGAAACTTGCGGAACTGGACCTGGAACCTGAAAGATGTGAACCAGGAGTGGTAAATGCAACTGTGGAATGTGCAG GCCACAGTCAAGCTCCAGAGCAAATGAGTGATTGCGGAGGCAGGGTTCCATGTTTGCTGAAGGAAATAACTTGTCCAGTGAAGGCTTCAAAG GCCCCAAGTAAGGTCAGTGAGGCAGACGAAGCTGCAGATAAAAAGAAAGAAGGTTTTGCGTGTAGACCTCAAGATACAAAGAAAACTAGGAG GAAGCTGCAGCCAGCCACTGCTATGATGCTCAAGGAATTCACTAGTGCTGACCTTGATGTGGATACGAAAAGG GAAGAAAGAGGCAAATCATCATCCGGCGTGGCATCCGGGAGATCAGATGCGTTGATTCGACTTCTGAAGGCCCGTCCAGTCCGTAGAGTATAG